The stretch of DNA TCCATTTCTCTAGCACCCATCGCAGTGCTGAGTTTTCCCCAGTGGAGGAGGTGCAGATTGTGTGTCTGGGCTGCAGGCTGCCAAAGCTAAGCAGCTACGGGTTTACTACGGGTTTCACTCTAGTTCCTAGCCCGCATAGGCCATCCACTTCCATACGCAACTGTGAAAATAGCCGCAGGATTCCCAGTCCAGCTTTGTTCTGTCAACCCCTGGAGAGCTTGGTATTAGGGCTATCgagcaattaaaaacattaattgtggctaatcgcacgattaatcgtgctgttaaacaatagaataccatttattttaaatatttttggatgtttactacattttcaaatatatttcaattacaacacagaatacaaggtgtacagtgctcactttatatttttattacaaatatttgcactgtaaaaaacaaaaaaacattgtatttttcaattcacctcatataagtattgtagtgcaatctctttatcatgaaagttgaaattataaatatagaattatgtaaaaaactgcactctaaaacaaaacagtgtaaaactttagagcccataagtccaatcagtcctacttcttttgttcagccaatcactcagacaaacaaggttggttacaatttgcaggagataatgctgcctgcttcttatttacagtgtcacctgaaagtgagaacaggcgttcgcatggcgctgttgtagctggcgttgcaaaatatttacgtgcctgatgcgctaaagattcatatgtcccttcatgcttcaaccaacaTTGCAGAGGAcaagcttccatgctgatgatgggttctgcttgataacgatccgaagcagtgcggactgatgcatgttaattttcatcatctgagtcagatgccaccagtagaaggttgattttttttatttttatttttttggtggtttgggttctgtagtttccgcatcagagtgttgctcttttaagactgctaaaagcatgctccacaccttgtccctctcagattttggatggcacttcagattcttaaaccttgggtcgagtgctgtagctatttttagaaatctcacttcgataccttctttgcattttgtcaaatctgctgtacaagtgttcttaaaacgaacacgtgctgggtcatcatctgagactgctataacatgaaatctatgcagaatgcaggtaaaacagagcaggagacatactattctccccccaaggagtacagtcacaaatttaattaattcataatttttttaaagagcatggaagcatgtcctctggaatggtggctgaagcatggaaggggcataccttgcagtgccggctacaaaagtgccatgcgaacgcctgttctcgctttcaggtgacattgtaaataagaagcaggcagcagtatctcccatcagtgtaaacaaacttgtttgtcttagcgattggcagaaaaagaagtaggattgagtggacttgtaggctctaaagttttacactgttttgttttagagtgcggttatgtaaccaaaaaaaatctgcatttgtaagttacactttcacgataaagagattgcacttcagtacttgtatgaggtaaattgaaaaatactatttcttttataatttttacagtgcatatatttgtaatcaaaaatactataaagtgagcactgtgcactttgtattctgtgttgtaattgaaatcaatattgaaaatgtaaaaaaaatccaaaaatatttaataaatttaaattggtattctattggtataagtgcaattaattgcaattaatttttttttgagttaatcgcgtgagttaactgcgattgacagccctacttggtATCACTATGATAGCTTGAACGTAAGGCGGAAGTAACTCTTCTCCCCTCTGTCTCTCAGTTGAGTTTGCGTGGGTGATTCCTGAGAGCATTGCAGGCTGGAAGTGCAACCTCCTGCCATGGTGAAGATCTTCGTGGGAGGAGTCTCCCCTTCTGTCACAGTGGATGAGCTGAAGAAGCTCTTCGAGCAGTATGGACAGGTGAACGAGTGCGACATCCTGAAGAACTTCGCCTTTGTGCACATGGAGAAGGAGGACGAGGCCCACAAGGCCATCAGCGAGCTGCACAAGCAGGAGTTCTACGGGGCCCACCTGACGGTAGAGTACGCCACCTCCAAGATTCGTAACGCCACCAAGATCTATGTGGGCAATGTCTCCAGCAAGGCCACTACAGCCCAGATCAAGGAACTCTTTGAGAAGTTTGGCAAGGTGGTGGAGTGTGACATTGTGAAGAACTACGCCTTTGTCCACATGGCCAAGGAGAGGGAAGCCATGGATGCCATCTTGAACCTCAACGACATGCCTCTGGAGGACCAGAAGATCTTTGTAACACTGTCCAAGAGCAACAACTCGCTCAAGACAACCAAGGGGACCTCTGTGCCACCTCCACCACCTGCACTGCCCAGTTACTACTTCCCCAGGGGGCGCATCCCCCCGCCACCGCCTCCATACACCCCATATGCACCCAGATCTTGGTATGACCGGGAATATTATGACCGCTATGCTTATGAGCTCTACGACCGGGCGATGACTGCCAGGACAGCATACGAGAGGGTTCTGCCACCTCCGCCCTCTACCCCCACCGCCTACAGAGAGAGGAGCCCTGTGGGCAGGCGGACGACCGCTGCGGTGGCCCAGTATACTGATCCCTATGCTGCCGCGGCTGCCGCCCAGACATACAGTCAAGTGTACAACCAAACGGGTTATGCAGCAGTGGCGGCTGCAGCCGCAGCAGCCGCTACCTACTCTCAGTACAGCATGGGTGCCACCTACAGTGCAGGAGAGTACTATGAGAAATACAGCAACGGCTATGCCACTCAATATGCCCAGACGTACTAATCTTACTGTGCTCATAGTAGTAAGTGACCAGAGATCTTAGCTTCGGTGGGAGGCAGAGGCGTGGGGTGGAGAGTAACTAGCCCTAGAACTCCTTATTGGCACAGTTTTTTATGGGGTAAGGGAGTGCCACTCCTTCCTAAAGTAGCTCTCTGATGCCATCCACAGTGGATGGAGGTTACCATGCCTCCTGGAAGGCAGTAAATAGGCTCCTATGAACTAGACAaccttttatgtgtgtgtgtttttatatatatatatatatatataaaaatatatataaagataGCCTAGATTTCCTTTGAAGGTCAAGTAGCGCTGGCGAGAAGTGAgtttgcctccctccctccccgttaAGAAATTAACctgctttctttttccttcagtcGTCTCATGCTCCCACTTTCCAAGGTTTGTTAGGTTGCATCTTTTCTCTACCTTCCCCCCTCATCCCCTTTCCCTCCTGGTTTCCTTTCCTTACgttctgttttggtttggttCAGTCGCTAAGAAAATAATCCCAGTTTGGAAGATCAGTCGCCCGACGAACTGGCCCCCTGCAAGCCTGCACTGACAGCCAAGGCGATTCTGCTCGTAATTCAGAGCTGATCCTTTCTtgattcccctcccctctcatcaGTTTTAACCGTTGTAACTTGCAgtgctctttttctttttgctggctAATTCCTTGGCGCGGTCTTCCCGTGCTGTGCATGCGGAGTGGAGTTTTGAAATGTGTGTCTCTAGATCCGTAGCTAGGACCagattggagggggggggtgccTTGTTCTGTTTCTGTACCTCAGTATTATAAAAGGAAGTGGATTTTTTGGTGCATCCAAAGTCCGTCCGTGTCACGGcttctttttccctttttgttttttacattgatGATTAAACAGCTTGTACAGAACTTCCCGGCGTCTCGTCGTCAAATCAGCTGCTGCGTCGCTTTAACTGTGCCCAAACCTCCGTGCGGCTCTtctttctctgcctctctcctcTGTGCCTAGCGAACGGCAAAACTGACACCCCGATTTCGCTTGACCGTATCGCGCTGCCTGTTCCGCCGCGGTTGCCTCAGTTAACGGAGTgaccctcttcccttcccatctCCCTGTGCCCTCCCCACGGCGAGCACCTTGTTAGCAACCCCACAGGCTGCCTGGGTTTCCCTCCTGCCTTCTGGCCACAGCATTCCTCTGCTCTAACTCAGCCAGGGCATCTGTAACTCTGACCTGTTGCAAGCCCCTTATCTGCTATTCCTGTTGTTGAGGccaacttcccccctccctcccccacccccatacacatTTGTTTAGACCTCACTTGTCAGGTATCTAACATTTtaaccctttctccccccccattgattttttttctccatacaCAGCCCGGTGCTCGGAGGCGTAAGGGGGAAAGGGATCTCGGCTGCAAAGGTGCAGGCAGAGCTGATTCAAGACAGCGCAATGCCTTTAACCACCACCCTGCTGAAGGAAGCGTGAAGCCTCCACTACAAGCTTGAGTGAATATACCACTCCCCTTGTCCCCTACCTGCGCTTCTTCCTCTTCTGGTGCTCTCGGGTTAGCTATTTGGCAGTCCAGAGGGCACCCTCTGGTGAGAGTGCAAGGCTAGCAGGActcatgggttctattcccagcaactcccttcccctccctgtgcctcggtttccccacagCAGAGATTGCGTTGAAATCTTTGGGTAAGCACTGTATGTGCAAAGAGATCTTGGTTTCTTGCTGGGGATGCTGCCTCCATCCATCTAAAGCGctccacctccccccctcccctcccctttatgATGTCCTCTGGCTAGCTCATGTTCCTGCCCTTACTGGGTTTGAAGATCTAGGGACAGACCCACTCCTTAGCACATGCATGTCTCAGCCTGGGGATCGCTTTGGTCATTCCAGATCCCCCTGCATGCATCCGCTTAGGGCTAGCACACCCTGCCTCCATTTGCTTTTTAGTAGCTGTCGTCAGTTGCCAGAGATGATGGCATAGGAATCCATTGCGCTGCTGAATAGTCAGCTTGAGCTGCTTTCTCTCCTAGGAGCAGACTCGGGGCAGAACGTGGTCACCCGCTGGGGCCAGGAATTGCACCCCCCATTGGTACAGCATTGGGTAATGCCTTCTCTTGATGTGGGATACAGAACTAGGTGGACCACTGGTGTGTGAGAGAAGTGATAGAGAGACCCTTTCATTCCCCCAGCAGCACGTCTGGGAGGTGAAGGGGGAGCATCAGAAAAAAACAGCCGACAGGGTAACCGTCTCCCTCTGGCATCTGTCCATGGCAGATTGAGGTAAGGCAGAAAGACCTCCCCGATGAGTGTTTGAGCCTGTGTTTGTTGGAGACGATGCTGCGAGCAGGGGAGTGGGGTACTGGGGGGGaatggtgtagtggttagagcagggagagTCTACCCCTAATAGCTTGTAGACAGATCACTTCCCCtgcctgcttcagtttccccatgtgtgacTGAGGGAGCATTTCAATGCCTGGAGAGCCTCTAATGGAA from Emys orbicularis isolate rEmyOrb1 chromosome 7, rEmyOrb1.hap1, whole genome shotgun sequence encodes:
- the LOC135881312 gene encoding RNA-binding protein 4-like, translated to MVKIFVGGVSPSVTVDELKKLFEQYGQVNECDILKNFAFVHMEKEDEAHKAISELHKQEFYGAHLTVEYATSKIRNATKIYVGNVSSKATTAQIKELFEKFGKVVECDIVKNYAFVHMAKEREAMDAILNLNDMPLEDQKIFVTLSKSNNSLKTTKGTSVPPPPPALPSYYFPRGRIPPPPPPYTPYAPRSWYDREYYDRYAYELYDRAMTARTAYERVLPPPPSTPTAYRERSPVGRRTTAAVAQYTDPYAAAAAAQTYSQVYNQTGYAAVAAAAAAAATYSQYSMGATYSAGEYYEKYSNGYATQYAQTY